The following proteins are encoded in a genomic region of Cryptococcus neoformans var. neoformans JEC21 chromosome 2 sequence:
- a CDS encoding expressed protein, which produces MPVRGSDIVLILVAIIFPPAAAAIITGCSCDLLINILLTILGYLPGHIHAFWLIYKRIKAEEAYGNGGYTYLGNGNFVGNAPGGVAPGAPAQQPYYGSTR; this is translated from the exons ATGCCTGTCCGAGGTTCTGACATCGTCCTCATTCTTgtcgccatcatcttccctccaGCCGCCGCCGCTATCATCACCGGCTGCAGCTGTGACTTGCTCATCAACATC CTCTTGACCATCTTG GGTTACCTGCC TGGTCATATCCACGCCTTCTGGCTCATTT ACAAGCGCATCAAGGCCGAAGAGGCATATGGGAATGGTGGCTACACCTATCTTGGAAACGGCAACTTTGTCGGAAACGCTCCTGGTGGTGTTGCCCCTGGCGCTCCTG CCCAGCAGCCGTACTACGGTTCTACCCGTTAA
- a CDS encoding dCMP deaminase, putative — MFIAIIGTPSSGKRTVLQYLEKKYGFKHLRLNKGEAQLAKTINGVVDGIGKPDVESTTTLFANASDLLDHVTRNWLSHFVTTDLQTYEEIDPFLKRPFFLLVSVDGPLRARFERERARAGAEGRNITLEDFIEAHDSLLHGHPSSQIHALPALAQGQFMSDFRRVLTLAHVHVDNNFTDVSALNWYLDRLDLLDEERLRPGWDTYFMTLASLASERSNCMKRRVGALLVRSKRILSTGYNGTPRGTRNCNQGGCSRCNGSARGGEALNECLCLHAEENALLEAGRERIGDDSVIYCNTCPCLRCSVKIVQCGVREVVYNQSYSMDEASARVLKEGGVLLRQLHLPNEIW, encoded by the exons ATGTTCATCGCAATCATTGGCACTCCGTCTTCGGGGAAGCGAACTGTACTTCAGTATCTTGAAAAGAAATACGGATTCAAGCACTTGCGGTTAAACAAGGGCGAGGCACAA CTTGCGAAGACCATAAATGGTGTAGTAGACGGTATCGGAAAGCCTGATGTTGAGTCTACAACAACT CTTTTTGCGAATGCTTCCGATCTCCTCGACCACGTTACTCGCAACTGGCTCTCCCATTTTGTCACTACAGACCTCCAAACCTATGAAGAAATAGACCCTTTCCTCAAGCGCCCATTCTTTTTACTGGTCAGTGTGGACGGTCCTTTGCGTGCGAGATTCGAACGCGAACGAGCTAG GGCTGGAGCAGAAGGCAGGAACATAACCCTTGAAGATTTCATTGAAGCTCACGATTCGCTGCTCCATGGTCATCCCTCCTCACAAATTCATgctcttccagctcttgCCCAGGGTCAATTCATGTCAGACTTCCGGCGCGTCCTCACACTTGCCCACGTCCATGTTGACAACAATTTCACGGATGTCTCTGCCTTGAACTGGTATCTTGATCGCCTCGATCTTCTAGATGAGGAAAGGCTGAGGCCCGGATGGGACACCTACTTTATG ACTTTAGCGTCTTTGGCGTCAGAACGCTCAAACTGCATGAAACGACGAGTAGGGGCTTTGCTTGTGAGATCAAAGAGAATTCTGTCGACCGGTTACAATGGCACTCCAAGAGGCACTCGAAATTGCAATCAGGGAGGATGCTCTCGATGTAATGGCAGTGCAAGGGGCGGTGAAGCTC TCAATGAGTGTTTATGTTTGCATGCAGAAGAGAATGCTTTGTTGGAGGCAGGGAGGGAGCGTATCGGCGATGATTCCGTAATTTACTGCAACAC ATGCCCTTGCCTCCGTTGTTCTGTCAAGATCGTACAATGTGGCGTTCGGGAAGTTGTCTACAATCAGAGTTACAGTATGGATGAAGCTTCTGCCAGGGTGCTTAAAGAGGGCGGTGTCCTACTGCGACAGCTTCATCTACCAAACGAAATTTGGTGA